CATGCTTGTTGTTtctagatataataaaatcaaattaatatcaccttaatttataactaataagAATCAATTTTGACATTCATAAAAGTATAAGATACGCCGTTTTAATTTCCAATGAATTACATTAATTGGAGAGATACAAAATTCGAAAACAGCTTCAAGATTATCTGCTACAAAATTTTTATGACTTACGCAAATAATGTCGTCTATGATTAGGGTTAGGCATACGGGCGAAATACGTTTCGACTTAAATTCGAGTTGATGGCAGTGAACGTGTAtactaataactttataaagatATATGCATTCAGGGATagaaagaaatgtaattttgaaTGAAATCAGTAACCGAGCAAAATGattgaatattataacaatagtcACCGGTCGGGCGGCGGCCGCGCGCGGCGCCACGTGCGCGTTGCCGGCCAGCGACAGCAGGCGCCTCAGGCTGCAACACACGCGCACGATCACCCCCCGCTCACTGACACTGCCTCCTAACGGTACTCCTCTGAGGTCAGCGCCTCAGGCGAAGATACGCAACTCACCGATCGCTGAGCAGAGCGAACCCGCCGGCCGGGGCCGGACCGACGGGGCGGTTGATTAGCTTACTCACGAGCTTCAGGCTTCCCGACGACTTGTGGTCCGGGGATGACAATTGTTCACCTGCAATTcaatatacacattatataagCGGAGCGGACCCACAGTGCAGAGCGGCATGACTGGAAAGTAAATGCTGTGATTCATCAACTCACTTTACTTACGGACAAACATATAAAACCGAATGAATTACATTTCATGATATtccatactatatattattataacaacgcTAATGAAATCGTTTCTTTGTTTAGACATGCTTTTGggattaaaacaatattaattaattaatttgaacagGTTTATACTACGCGAAGcagatgccgagatggcctagtggttagaacgcgtgaatcttaaccgatgatcgtgggttcaagaccgggcaagcaccactgaatttttatgtgcttaatttgtgtttataattcatctcgtgcttgacggtgaaggaaaacatcgtgaggaaacctgcaactgtctaatttcgttgaaattctgccacctgtgtattctaccaacccgcatcagagcagcgtggtggaataagctccaaaccttcttctcaaaagggagaggaggtaaGGCCTcctgtgggacattaaaaggctgttactgttactatatagACTACGCGGATGAAACTTcattaaacaataatgtttcCTATACACATTACTTGTTGGCAGAGTTTTGTTGAATcccatctggataggtaccacccactcgtcacgTATTCTGCCATCAAActgtacttagtattattgtgatcCCGTTAGGGATTATAGGGGTAAGTCCAGTTTATCTAAgagcacaagtgacataatatctcagttcccaagattggtggcgcattggcgatgttaggaatggttaatatatcttacagcgccaatgtcttcGGGCGATAGTGACCACTTCTCGTCAGGTGGTATATTAGCCAGTTCACCTACCTAAAATAGTGACACTCTTGACACTCGTATTTACTCCTACTGTGCCATAATTACAAGCTCTTaatactttgtcataaatacaACTCACATTTCCTCTCATCACCAGATAGTCCATCGTTGCTGTCCTGACTGAAGGTGTTCTTCGGAGAGAATATGTCCGTGTCAATCTCCCTCTTTTCCCTCTCGTCCTCCACGGAGCTGTCCACTTTGTCCGGCGTCTTATTGCCCTGTTTTTTGTCTATGGACTTATCTTTGTCACTCGATTCGGTCGGTTTCGAAGACTTTAACGGCTGTGGAAGTGGTGGGGTTGGTTCTGCCCACCAATAATCCAATTCGAGTTTTGAACGCGCGCCGAActgtaatataaagttttaaatataggttttatttaatttcaaacatatTTGATTCATCTGTAAGTGAATATAAAAGGTACATATATGACCTAACTTACCATAACTTGTAATATGGACGAGACTATAATTTCCGTGATTTTGAGACacataacaaacatattttataaaacgctTAAACCGTACTGATACATTTGGTTTCTATATTCTCACGGTCGAAGCCgctacttatatatacatattaatttcttaattttcttGTTACAAGAAGGCAAGGTaacaaaatcttaatatatatatttaagaagaaaatattttacgttcCTATACCTTTAACCGAAATATGccattaataacttatttatctgTTAACTAAAACAATTCGAAATAAATCACTTGTAATTATTGATCAATAGATGTTATAGTTTGTAAGTATCGAGCTTACCATTAAATACAGGTCTCCTATAGTAAGTTCACCCGCGTCATGCACGCTCCAGCCCTTCCTGATCTGCCGTATAGCCATGTCCACGTCTATATCCGGCTTGGATTCCTCCTCCTTCTCCTCAACTTTCGTGTCTTCGGCCTTCGAGTCCTCGGCCTTATTCTCCTCGGTCTTCGCTTCCTCAGAATCCTTTTCTAGTACCAATGTGTAGATACTTCCGCCACGTTTCTTTGGTCGAATGCGGAATTTTACCTAAATGAAATAcgaattcatttttaacatgaaaactaatttatttactgGGAGTTTATATAGTGTGGCGGAGTTaattttcgtgttttttttttatgttcaaaaAATTTCCATCTGATAATAAAAGGTTACCAAACTATGATGTTATGGACCTTGTGACGaaatttacactggctcacatacCCTTTCAAGCGGAACACGACAACTAAGAGTATTAGAGTTgggcaatatataattatatataatttactggtggtagggctttgtgcaagctcgtctgggtaggtaccacccactcatcagatattctaccgcaaaacagcaatacttaatattgttgtgttccggtttgaagtgtgagtgagccagtgtaattacaggcacaagggacataaaatcttagttcccaaggttggtggcgcattggctatgtaagcgatggttgacatttcttacaatgccaatgtctaagggcgtttggtgaccacttaccatcaggtggcccatatgctcgtccgtcttcctattttataaaaaaaaaaataggtaatgAGTGGGCGATGTCTACCTATATTATgatatgttgttatttttaataaaaatttatttccttTGGTATCTACTGTGTTATGAcactattcataaataatactaataatatcctcggacatttttcacacacggccatctgatcccaaattaagcttgtacagagcttgtactatggaaaccagacaactgatatactacatatactatttttagcTTCTTATATATGTagcttcaaatataatattgttcataGCGTACAATAGGAATTTGATAAACTAATCTATATACAATTACAAAGTACCTTTAGATTCTTAAATTTCCGTTCCTTTCGACTCTTATCAGTCCGCCCATCGCTTTCGTTATCCGTGTCGCTCTTATTAAACTTTTCGTCATCCTCCATTTCTGAAAAGCTGTCTTTTTCTCTCTCTGACATATATTTGTCCCTTTCCGGCATATCTCTATCTCCTTCCTCCTCCGCAGTTTCTTCCGATTTCATCTCTTTCTCGTCTTCTGTACTTGGCTTTTCTTCATCTTCGTGGTTGTTTTTGTAGTGGGCCATGAGTTCGATTCCGTCTATCGCTGTTTCGTCGATGTGCATTAACTTCGTGTGCTCCGTGtcatctattttaaattttttatctgcATCTTTATCCTTGTCGGTTACGCTGTCTTTTCTTTGCCGTTTTGGTGTTCGGATTTTGACTGTTACAAAAgatcacataataataatttcacgaTCATAAGACAACTTcagttaatattatacttatttgaaacaaattatttactatacaataaacttaatttttaatttgaataatttaattgaaaagtcacaactattaatttcaatttgttgttctatataaaataaacaatattagatatctcatgaaatatgtaaatcaaaTAGTATTTTGCTTATTATGTTACAGTTCCTGGGATTTTAATCCCGGTACCCACATAAAGCCATCAGTCCGCTCCTACTTTCACTGTAGTCGTATGGGGATAAGCAAATGTAATGTGTCCttgtttgtaaatacatttgtGCAAACCGCTATCCGGTCAGGAGGCACCATGACCACGATAGCTTGCAAGCGACCCCGTGACGCTcatcgttaagacggaaagggtaccgctggtttttatgTGGGTATGTCGCACGCATAATTCCTTTTTTCCAGTGAAGAAAAAAGCGGTTACCATGATACCAATATACCATGGTCTATAAACTGTTCGTACTTACCACCACTATCCTTATCCCTCCTCAACGACCCCATTCTCTCCAAATACGAAGAGAAACAAATCTTCTGGCTGGATAGGTGTTCGCTTGGACTGAGGACCGGTAGGTGTATCTCAGCCCCTGGACGAGGACCCAGGTGTAGGGCTAACTTTTTGCGTTGTTCTAAAGTAAGAACTTAAAATTAGTAAAGTATTTTGATCATCGGTAGAGCAAAGAGAAAGCTAACTCAAAAATACCGTAGTCGATTAACAGCTGATTTATAAGGGAAGGTCTAAAGGTCTACGGAATGGATAAACCATCtgttataactttataattaccCTTagctttaaattattagtaaatcgGTAATACGAGTTTCATAATCctttcaaaaaacattttatttaaatcaaccaTCATTCGTTACATAAACGGTTACCCTCTAACTCTATTCCCATTTTAAAAGTtgataagtttaatttatataaattttaaaatgggaatgtttattatataacattttatattattaacttcaatatttttttaaaaatattactgcgTAATAAATCGTGTGACTTCATACAAACAACTTACCTTCCACAATGGTCCTATCCGTTTCCAACTGCAGGTGGTCGACGAGTCCCCCGTCTGCGTCGCCCGGTACTTCTTGATAGTCTTCAGAGTCCTTGCTTTGATCTTCGATCAATTTCGGATCGATACCATTTTCCGACACAGACTTTTTGTAGTTTGActgatttttatatgttaagtaTTTATGTTAAAGTTTACATGAAATGACCAAGGATCCGTGATACATTAATCGACTgacaattatttacttttatattaatattacaatggaACCATTCACTAATTTATTGGAAGGCCACGCTAAATTATCCTTTACCAAATGCCAATATCGATTTTAttgacatgtatatatatatatatatatatatatatatatatatatatatatatatatgcaactaAGACCCATTTCAATGATATTGCAGGTCAGAGTCGGCCGGCAAGCTCGCGCCAGCGGGACATTCACTGGCCGTTAACGTTTGAAAGAATATTACGACCAAATATGCCATTCAAAAATTCGACCCGAGATGGTCGGGTCCCGTAATGCAAGGATACAGTCCGCCAGCGCCTGTCGAGCGCGGTGAGGAAGGCGGCGAGCGCCGTGCGCAGCGGCAGCGCGGCGGCCGCGCGCGGGTTGTGCGCCGCGCCCTGCACGCGCGCCCACGCCGCCGCGTCGCGCGCGCGCAGCACCACCTGCGCGCGCGAGCACACCCGCGCGCCCATCGCGCGCTCTGCCGCCCGACCATTTATATACGTTAGGGGAATTGTGATGACTGACTTGAAACACACGAGCCCCACCCTTGATGTCAAAGTAAGCAAGTTCGACGGTATTTGGGATGACCACATTTGCAGTCACAATCATTAATGGATGCATCCATTGCTTTTTTTTTGAAAACTTTCTGACGCCCGTCACGTGTGTAGTACATACTCAAATTGTTTTATGCCAAAAgatgttgaagaaaatattatttagtttaatttttttattatttgaatgtaatatacttctgttgtttattttaaaagtgtagTGTCATTCAATTGTATTGTTGTTAATGCATATAATGGTGTACTGTGGTGGTAGCGTTTCAGTAAATAGATTAAGTAATCACTTGATGTattgattgaaatataataaaggatGAATTGTCAAATTTATTAcgatttatatcttaaaaaatccTATGATACTTAACTATCCGACGACTCTGTCATTCTGAGAAAACTTATAATTGTGTTCCAGCCCGGGGGCACAAGtgataattatttgtaactgttcaaaactgttatataactgctttatttatatattatacactttttctatattataaaagtccTTATGcaacttattaaaatgtatgtcaaGTTCAATCGAATCAATGTTGTCCACGTTAGTTTTTAATtgccttattttttgttttaataaaacagaCATGTATAattctgtataatttttaagatttgttttttatttaaatgttacatcatacagaaaaaaaatatgataataaacgGAGTAGCCTTGgcgaagtctgtgattttatttagtactagcGTTTGCCCGTggcttcgctcgcgcttaagttaggataaattatagtttggacgtctgtgattttaaagtaagaagtggttataaaaaagtaacggtaagggatttttgttatttttaaattgatgatttttttatagaataggaaggtggacgagcatatgaacttacctgatggtaagtggtcattggcattgtaagaaatgttaaccatcgcttacatcaccaatgcgccaccaaccttgggaactaagctgtTGTGTAAAGTACGAGCTACGAGACCGTCAATTAAGTGGTGCACATGGCAATAATGGAATaagttttctttatacaaaaaatcacTTACAGTAAAGGGAGGTGCACTCTCTAGGagatattgataattatttctaaCCCATGTGGTTTACGGTCTGCGTTGATGAATCAGTCAGGAAAAgtcattatatgtgtatatagtaattataacaataaaaatacgtatatttttataacttttgacaaactcaaccgattttgataaattaaagaCTAAACGAAGCCTTGAAATActtctaataataattcagttattttaatTCGTAATTTTTAGTTGTTTCAACGACTAGCCAGTACAAACAGACAGAaggacaaaaaaaaatgattgttttggttttggtaattcgcaaatagccatattaactttaaagaaGGCATTTATTTTGACACAGACAGgacattacaattttatttatatgtattgatgaATAGATTTGACGATAGAATaccttaattaaatacattcaaactttaataaattttaaatgaactaTGGTCGatcactattaataataatttcgtttCTAATTAAGTAAGCACTTATAACcccttttcaataaattattatcaatggcGGCCATTATTGTGCTGTCTCTCTCACAAACTATTGGCATCTATTGCTATGTTTGTACGGTTAGGAAAAaaagtgaataaataaatgatcttacattattataataatacatatacggTAGTTGTCATATAAAAAAGAACGCTTGTTTAAAGGGAAGATTTTTTTCAAACTAACAACTAACTTTTCTTTACCGCAATTCACATACAtgtgatttatttaatctatgtttatacataaaacaacttttaattatttgccCAGCTGTCTTACTATTTGAATTTGTTACTatagagaataaataaaatttgtaaaaaaaatagttagcGATTTTACTGTATATTcctaatacagtaacagcctgtaaatgtcccactgctgggctaaggcttgccctcccttttttgaggagaaggtttggagcttattccaccacgctgctccagtgcgggttggtggaatacacatgtggcagaatttagatgaaattagacacatgcaggtttcctcacgatgttttccttcaccgaaaagcacgagatgaattataacagaaattaagcacatgaaaattcagaggtgcttgcccgagtttgaacccacgttcatcggttaagattcacgcgttctaccactgggccatctcgactttatattatgtattattccTAATACAGTTTGCTCTATTAATGAGGCTATTtcgtaacataaatatttacttttaagaaGAAATACATAACTACacaggacatgaaataaatcaaaaattttgGAAACACACATCGTTCTAAAAGAGCactgacatttttataataaataaaattaaaatgataaaaaattacctATAACAAAgctaaagcaaaaacacgccgtcttaAAGATTgccctgtggcattgtacccaagacgctggcactcttgcctctctgcaccgctggAATCGTTCTCAATTATATGACCACAATTGTAATTCATgtatgtttaatgttattaacgTAATTATGATCATATCTCTTTACAAAATTTagtttcattaattaaacaattgcgCGGTTATTTTGGCGgcacttatgttttttttaaatgtagctTTGTTCACAACCAagataattgatatttaatatagacaGTTGAATTTATTTGAAAGTCACATTTGGGACAGGTACGGATAGGACGGACTTTCGTCCTCTAACTTTAAGCGAACGCTAACCTTTGaaaccaaattaaaattatatttaaccaaTCTATACTTTGTCCATATGTAGCATGAGTTAGCCAGGACGATAAACACAGGGTAAAATACGTAAacgtgtatatattatttactatttatgtacgaaagtttcatttataaacatattgaaACATCGGAAAGCTTATATGTGAGTTTTCTTCCAGCCACTCTAGTGTGAATAGCTTGgttattaacatatatagataaatatcttatagacttaccattaaataaaaaaaggaactaGGGTTAATTTAgacttataagctagccactagatcaacgaagcAGATACCAAGTAGATGAAAAAACTAGACACAAACCAGTTGATACCATCATACCTTGATGGTACTAGCACTTGCCAAATCATTTTGTGTTATGATGGTACTCACCAGCTATCTGGTTAAGTCTCCTTAAGGCCCTGCACATTGGCGTTCGAACTCTCATAGTCTTCCCTCTCGCCCGCACCGCCATACTTCCCCCTCGCACCATCTCACCGAGCCGAGCGCATGTTTTCTCGTTCACAGACGTTAGCTTTCGACGGAGTTCACCGTAATTTATCAGGGCATATAGCTCTTGGGCTACTTTTTTGACATCTGGAATCGTCAAGATTCGATCTAAATGAagggaaattataaaaaaaaatcattataacgAAGACCAAAAAATACACGGTCGAGAGCACCAACAGAACgcctttacttatatttaaatcaccACATTTACATAATTCAAGCCTTAAATACTCGACCTACGGTTCGTATCatagtgtaataataaatacgaagaGATAGTTAGACAACCTCGTTGtctatattcaaaaaaactATTCGTTTCGCTCACGGATAGTATAATTGTCTAATTGTCGTTTAATTTGTTCATTCACCCAACTATCCGTTGTTCGTATCCTTCAGATCTTGAAGTAGGAAGCTGATGGCTTTTAAATTCGCTTCGTAGCCAATTCACCTATGCGTAAATAGAACATACCgtttcttgaatatagtaaTTTAGCCGATAGGATGAAATGAATGGGAAGTTGTTTAAAGTAGAGCGAAGTCCCTTCCCCTACCAGTCACGTGCGCTGTGCCAGCTCTGTTTCCTTAACGCCTAGCACGTCACTCAATTAGGAATATGTACCAAAATTACACTTATATTTATactcacaaatatatatttcatcgaATAAACATCTGTAAAGAagcttattatgttaatatctaatataaaccaaataataataataatatcctgggacatttttcagacacggccatctgatcccaaattaagcttgtacaaagcttgtgctgtggaaaccagacaactgatacactacatatacttcttttcttttgtaaatacatacttatatacataattacacccagactcaggacaaacagccatgttcatgcacaaaaatgtatgtcctgggtgggaatcaaagccacaaccttcggcgtgaaaggcaagtatctaccaaccacgccaagcgGCTCGTCAGTTATATTGTGACAATGTTTCGTACATTCGCAGTTATTGGTTGGATATCGACATTTTGCATACAGACATACGAGTTGACATAACATTCGTTTTTATAACACACACCATGCTAACATCACGCTGCATACCTTATGCATAAACTTTTTCGTTTTCAAGAAAAATGTCTAAACTCACTTTCATCAAAACGCACATGCTTCGAGAGCTTATGCCACGTCCTGTAATAGAAGTGACTGACTTGCGTCTTGGTCTTTAAATTTCCATCAGACATGCCTTTCTTCTTCATCTTAGCACATATGTACGCGGTGATAGCATCGAAGTCTTTCCCATATTCATTTAGTGCTTCGAAGAACAAACTCTTCTCATCCGCTGACCAAAGCGCTTTAGGCATTCGTTGTTTGACAGTTGGAAACTTGAGTGGATCTTTGTCGTCCACTTTGTTCGGTGTTTCGCATTCTGTAACGTCTGAAAACATGATAAGTGATGTGAATTTCGAATAAAACGTCActcttgatttatttattttttttttatagaataggaaggcggacgagcatatgggtcacctgatggtaagtggtcaccaacgcccatagacattggcatgtaagaaatgttaaccatcgcttacatcaccaatgcgccaccaaccttgggaactaagggcgtttggtgaccacttacaatcaggtggcccatatgctcgtccgccttcctattatataaaaaaaaccagtaAATTCATCATTAATAACTATCCTCTATGTTGTTATACTTTAAAACATGAACTTCGTATATATCGTTTAACCGTTCGACATTAcagttagtatatatatacatagacagAAAGAACAACTTACTACATATTAAACGTTCTTCCTATAAGCATGACTTCCACACattcaaaatttactttattcacCGCTTgtgaatcgtaattttacaattttaatataagctcccaccggttcggaatgtaaatGTCTACCGAGAAGAAACGGCAAGAAActctgttactttttttaactataatcatataccattttaaatatatcctgtatgaacagcaacgaatactaactctaAGAAgttctatacttataatatcCAGTACAGTataataagctatattattattatttattgtatttattggtGTTTGTAAAACATTTCTTACTTTTCGCATCCTCACCTCGTTTATCAGTCTGCGGTTCGAGTCTCAGCTTCTTAATAACCCTGGCACTGGTTCGCTGCTGTTGCTGCGTCGTCAGGGACCCGAGCAGTTCCGTTCGCTCTTCATCTGCGACGGACGGCCCTCCCGGGGACATGGCTGTTTCTTTCACAGTCACCTAAAatgaaaaacatacatataatttctactatttaaatgtagattttttattataacttatgtatgtatgcataTTTGTAccgataaatgtatttttaccaaaattatttatcgaaaattaATCTTTTGTAACACAGAGTATAAGTCTTTAATAGCAGGACTCCAgaaaatgttacataaatataatatttatatgtaaattaattagagTAGCGCTatctaactaataaaatatatagtattaaaaattattttgcaaatgGTTTACGCGTTCATTTTAATTTCGTTCTtatttacttttctttataccaattaa
This Nymphalis io chromosome 21, ilAglIoxx1.1, whole genome shotgun sequence DNA region includes the following protein-coding sequences:
- the LOC126776713 gene encoding protein cramped isoform X2 — protein: MPNKEVRISPAEQKIPVSTPQHASSAKGVTVKSAMNKVTVKETAMSPGGPSVADEERTELLGSLTTQQQQRTSARVIKKLRLEPQTDKRDVTECETPNKVDDKDPLKFPTVKQRMPKALWSADEKSLFFEALNEYGKDFDAITAYICAKMKKKGMSDGNLKTKTQVSHFYYRTWHKLSKHVRFDENRILTIPDVKKVAQELYALINYGELRRKLTSVNEKTCARLGEMVRGGSMAVRARGKTMRVRTPMCRALRRLNQIAERAMGARVCSRAQVVLRARDAAAWARVQGAAHNPRAAAALPLRTALAAFLTALDRRWRTSNYKKSVSENGIDPKLIEDQSKDSEDYQEVPGDADGGLVDHLQLETDRTIVEEQRKKLALHLGPRPGAEIHLPVLSPSEHLSSQKICFSSYLERMGSLRRDKDSGVKIRTPKRQRKDSVTDKDKDADKKFKIDDTEHTKLMHIDETAIDGIELMAHYKNNHEDEEKPSTEDEKEMKSEETAEEEGDRDMPERDKYMSEREKDSFSEMEDDEKFNKSDTDNESDGRTDKSRKERKFKNLKVKFRIRPKKRGGSIYTLVLEKDSEEAKTEENKAEDSKAEDTKVEEKEEESKPDIDVDMAIRQIRKGWSVHDAGELTIGDLYLMFGARSKLELDYWWAEPTPPLPQPLKSSKPTESSDKDKSIDKKQGNKTPDKVDSSVEDEREKREIDTDIFSPKNTFSQDSNDGLSGDERKCEQLSSPDHKSSGSLKLVSKLINRPVGPAPAGGFALLSDRLRRLLSLAGNAHVAPRAAAARPKQQACSSQSAVNLSPKLVDTSSTIFRHPTPIAPRPELETQRQMSLEGLPKWRRGRPRMTDRRVVVQRLLPLLPKLPPPSNLIPVKMVSNTTPAPPRILPKPPPTPTSDLSFYYVLSESNGQFFFHDGDRRIPITPLPENINEQDEPKTDEDEEARDNKDKIVKDGCANPAELKRTETGAKADQTDIANFLPGESMSLSPSRLLRDAEGWLEGSVQDFSLSSFLGHLEGRPPPDLPVDSHLHSLMVESSVDYVAKFADLAAEVADETDLAH
- the LOC126776713 gene encoding protein cramped isoform X3; translated protein: MPNKAEQKIPVSTPQHASSAKGVTVKSAMNKVTVKETAMSPGGPSVADEERTELLGSLTTQQQQRTSARVIKKLRLEPQTDKRGEDAKNVTECETPNKVDDKDPLKFPTVKQRMPKALWSADEKSLFFEALNEYGKDFDAITAYICAKMKKKGMSDGNLKTKTQVSHFYYRTWHKLSKHVRFDENRILTIPDVKKVAQELYALINYGELRRKLTSVNEKTCARLGEMVRGGSMAVRARGKTMRVRTPMCRALRRLNQIAERAMGARVCSRAQVVLRARDAAAWARVQGAAHNPRAAAALPLRTALAAFLTALDRRWRTSNYKKSVSENGIDPKLIEDQSKDSEDYQEVPGDADGGLVDHLQLETDRTIVEEQRKKLALHLGPRPGAEIHLPVLSPSEHLSSQKICFSSYLERMGSLRRDKDSGVKIRTPKRQRKDSVTDKDKDADKKFKIDDTEHTKLMHIDETAIDGIELMAHYKNNHEDEEKPSTEDEKEMKSEETAEEEGDRDMPERDKYMSEREKDSFSEMEDDEKFNKSDTDNESDGRTDKSRKERKFKNLKVKFRIRPKKRGGSIYTLVLEKDSEEAKTEENKAEDSKAEDTKVEEKEEESKPDIDVDMAIRQIRKGWSVHDAGELTIGDLYLMFGARSKLELDYWWAEPTPPLPQPLKSSKPTESSDKDKSIDKKQGNKTPDKVDSSVEDEREKREIDTDIFSPKNTFSQDSNDGLSGDERKCEQLSSPDHKSSGSLKLVSKLINRPVGPAPAGGFALLSDRLRRLLSLAGNAHVAPRAAAARPKQQACSSQSAVNLSPKLVDTSSTIFRHPTPIAPRPELETQRQMSLEGLPKWRRGRPRMTDRRVVVQRLLPLLPKLPPPSNLIPVKMVSNTTPAPPRILPKPPPTPTSDLSFYYVLSESNGQFFFHDGDRRIPITPLPENINEQDEPKTDEDEEARDNKDKIVKDGCANPAELKRTETGAKADQTDIANFLPGESMSLSPSRLLRDAEGWLEGSVQDFSLSSFLGHLEGRPPPDLPVDSHLHSLMVESSVDYVAKFADLAAEVADETDLAH
- the LOC126776713 gene encoding protein cramped isoform X4, with protein sequence MPNKEVRISPAEQKIPVSTPQHASSAKGVTVKSAMNKVTVKETAMSPGGPSVADEERTELLGSLTTQQQQRTSARVIKKLRLEPQTDKRGEDAKNVTECETPNKVDDKDPLKFPTVKQRMPKALWSADEKSLFFEALNEYGKDFDAITAYICAKMKKKGMSDGNLKTKTQVSHFYYRTWHKLSKHVRFDENVKKVAQELYALINYGELRRKLTSVNEKTCARLGEMVRGGSMAVRARGKTMRVRTPMCRALRRLNQIAERAMGARVCSRAQVVLRARDAAAWARVQGAAHNPRAAAALPLRTALAAFLTALDRRWRTSNYKKSVSENGIDPKLIEDQSKDSEDYQEVPGDADGGLVDHLQLETDRTIVEEQRKKLALHLGPRPGAEIHLPVLSPSEHLSSQKICFSSYLERMGSLRRDKDSGVKIRTPKRQRKDSVTDKDKDADKKFKIDDTEHTKLMHIDETAIDGIELMAHYKNNHEDEEKPSTEDEKEMKSEETAEEEGDRDMPERDKYMSEREKDSFSEMEDDEKFNKSDTDNESDGRTDKSRKERKFKNLKVKFRIRPKKRGGSIYTLVLEKDSEEAKTEENKAEDSKAEDTKVEEKEEESKPDIDVDMAIRQIRKGWSVHDAGELTIGDLYLMFGARSKLELDYWWAEPTPPLPQPLKSSKPTESSDKDKSIDKKQGNKTPDKVDSSVEDEREKREIDTDIFSPKNTFSQDSNDGLSGDERKCEQLSSPDHKSSGSLKLVSKLINRPVGPAPAGGFALLSDRLRRLLSLAGNAHVAPRAAAARPKQQACSSQSAVNLSPKLVDTSSTIFRHPTPIAPRPELETQRQMSLEGLPKWRRGRPRMTDRRVVVQRLLPLLPKLPPPSNLIPVKMVSNTTPAPPRILPKPPPTPTSDLSFYYVLSESNGQFFFHDGDRRIPITPLPENINEQDEPKTDEDEEARDNKDKIVKDGCANPAELKRTETGAKADQTDIANFLPGESMSLSPSRLLRDAEGWLEGSVQDFSLSSFLGHLEGRPPPDLPVDSHLHSLMVESSVDYVAKFADLAAEVADETDLAH